In Tumebacillus amylolyticus, the genomic stretch GACGGCCGTTGACCCACGCGAGCAAGCCGTGGTCGTATTCGTTGAGCTCTTCCGGGGCATCGATGTTGGCGTTGTCGAGTGTCTTCTTCGCCTGTTCGTAGTTCCCGGATTCCACGTGCTGTTCGGCGAAGCGGATGAATTTCTTCCACTCCGAGACTTGCAACGCTTTGTTCTCCGGTTCCTTGAAGAAATCTTCCACCGTGCATTCGAGCTTTTTGGAGAGTTTCTCCAGAGTATCGTACGAAGGCTGGATCAGACCCTTTTCAATCTGACTGATATAACTTCGGGTGACAACGCCCTCGGCCAGTTCTTGCTGGGTAAGATTTGAGGCCTTCCGTAGTTCTTTGATTCGTTGTCCTACTGCTCCCATTGTCCTTCTCTCCCATGTCTTGACTATCGGATTGTTGCGAATCTTTGGGCACCGTGCAACAGCACGTATGTAGTTGCAGTATACCATAATCCCAACTTATTGAGACAAGCATCTCGCTTAATAGGCGTCTAGTCCTAGAGCCGTTTTCGAAGATGGGAAATTTTACTGTTGAGTAAAGAAAGCGTATCCGATGAAACTTGGATAATTAAGGATGCGGATTTTGAACACTACTAACTAAACTGAACGAAACAAATATATTTCCGATAAAAATGTTCATCCATGTTATTGACGTAGAGAGATTTGTGATTTACCATATGATTAACAAAGGGGAACAAAGTGGTTCCTCTTAGCAAAATGTGCATACATAATTCAGGGGGTAAGAGAAAATGATGAAGAACGCAGTGAAAGCAGTCGTAGGCGGTTTCGTAGGGGCAGCACTGGTAGCGGGCCTGTTTGTATCGGTTGCTCCGGTTAGCAAGCAAAACGCAGATCTCGTGTGGCCGGAAAACTCTCCGATCCTGAACTAGTTCCAACAGGGTCGCTATCATACGTGAACAATGAGGACGGAGGATTTCACTCCGTCCTTTTTTGTATTTGAAGTGAAAAATGTAAGCGGGACTGTAATTGCATGTCGAAACAAAATTGAGTCCAAAGCCTCATAGGAAATGAACGTGCTTTCAACGTCTCGCTGACATGGTAAAATGAGACTAGTGTGTTAAGAAGGAAAGTAGAGGATGAAAGAGGCCGTCGGAGAAAGTTTTGGTTACGACAGTAAGTGTCGAATAATATTTTTACAAAAAATGAAGGAATCGAGATCTACTTCGTCTAATAGACTAAACCAGAAAGCCCGAAACCGCTTTCGGTACTTGAGAGGATGCTGAATTTGATCACCATATATGACATCGCCAAACGTGCCAACGTCTCTCCCGCCACAGTATCCCGTGTACTTAACGGATATCCGGATGTCTCGCAGAAGACTCGCGAGAAAGTCCAGCGCATCACCGCCGAACTCGGTTTCCAACCGAACGCTGCGGCGCGCGGGCTTGCCACCAAGCGTTCTTGGACCATCGGGGTGTTTTTTCAAGACCATGTTAACAGCGGCTTCAAGCATCCTTTTTTGCATGATGTGTTGAGCAGTTTCAAGGATGTCATGGGCGGCAGGGGCTATGACCTGTTGTTTTTTGCCAACCATACGCTGGAAGGCGCGCAAGACAGTTTCGCGGGTCGTGCCCGTCATCGCAACGTAGACGGCGTGCTGCTGCTGGGTGTACCTCGCACCGAACCGACGTTGGACACACTTGTCGGCGCGGGAATTCCTTGCATGTCGGTCGACCTCGATCTGTTCGGCCCGCGTGCCGGGTACATTTGCTCTGACAACAAGGGGGGGGCCAACCTCGCGATGAACTTTCTCGCGGAACGGGGGCACCGCCGGATTGCGTTCATCGGAGACCGCTTTTCGACGAAGCCGGGTCACGACCGGTTGCTTGGCTACCAAGAGTCTTTGCACCGCCACGGTCTGGTCTTTCACAACCAGTGGATCTCCTACGGCGACTTCACCGAAGATGGCGGCAAGTCCGCGATGAAGCAAATGCTTGAACTTGACGAACGTCCGACCGCCGTGTTCTGTGCAGGGGACATGATGGCGATTGGTGCGATGGGCGCCATTCGGGAGTCGGGACTGGAACCGGGCCGTGACATCTCGG encodes the following:
- a CDS encoding LacI family DNA-binding transcriptional regulator; translation: MLNLITIYDIAKRANVSPATVSRVLNGYPDVSQKTREKVQRITAELGFQPNAAARGLATKRSWTIGVFFQDHVNSGFKHPFLHDVLSSFKDVMGGRGYDLLFFANHTLEGAQDSFAGRARHRNVDGVLLLGVPRTEPTLDTLVGAGIPCMSVDLDLFGPRAGYICSDNKGGANLAMNFLAERGHRRIAFIGDRFSTKPGHDRLLGYQESLHRHGLVFHNQWISYGDFTEDGGKSAMKQMLELDERPTAVFCAGDMMAIGAMGAIRESGLEPGRDISVIGFDDIAYAKYLNLTTIAQHKEELGSQAAVALLKLIEDPSQSPPVLTIGTELVVRGTVQPV